The DNA region ATAAAGTTTATGCTAGTTTCTGAATTAGATATGTAAGAACCTCATCTTTGTGTACTTGacctttttcttgatcttctgaatGTCAATGAGCTAGTCTTTTTTGTTTTGTTCATATTTTGAAATTATATGTTTTCCATGGTTTCATTTCATTTTATTTGATGTCTGTTCTGCAATTGCAATGATCTCTTAGAAGATTGGTTGATAAGTTGTTTTTGTTATCTACTTGTAAACCTATATTAGTGAATCATCATCACCATCTTCCTGTTTTAACTTCTTGTGATTGGCTGTTCATAAGTTTGGACAAATTTTTATGATACTCATCCAGGCTTTACACAACCTTCAATCTTTTCATCTGTGCCTGGGACTGACATTGGCAGTTTAGATCCATATCAGCCAAAAGGATCCTAGTGATTAATGATGCATAACACTTTTTGTGTGTGTAAATGTCCAGCGTTCCTGGTCTAATCCTATTTTTTGTGAATCTTTCAGAAGTGCTTTGAATTCTAAATCTTAGACGAATCTAGCCAACCTGAAAAATTGTGGATTTAAATCTAAGGCAAGGCTTAAACCTTGTTTTTTATTcactttatttttaagttttaactgaaaaaaaaaatcaacgttCTCAATTGGTAAATATTAGAAAACACTGAGCTGCCTGGCAAGAGTGATGAATCAATTAGATGTGCTAAGGAACTAGCTTAACTTTTCAGACATAATAGGATTCTGACCTGCTAATTGGCTATAATTTTATTGATACAGATTACCTGAATTTATAGGTGAGTGGTATTATTTTCTTTGGCCTCCTTCTCATCCAATCATCGTGTGTATTACTTTTCAAGTCTATCAACTTCTTTTCAAAGCATACTTTTGTCATTATTTTCATGGGTCATTCATTTTCCTCCCTCATAACTTACTACACAAGGACCTCAAACGTAAGTTTAGCTTGACCTTTTGCATGTTGAATCCATGGCTTCTTCTTGTTCTCAAATGTGTTGTTATTTTGGTGCTTTACCTTGATTGTCGTATGAGTAAATGCCCCATGTACCTTTGTTGCAAGTGCTACAATATTGAATTGCTTCTTCAGGATGTGCTGGTTTATCATTAATTTCTTAGTTTACTAATCACAAATTAGGTACGAGACTCAATGTAGATGCCTTTTTGGCTGTTGACATGTTTAGCAATTGGATGATTTGCTTCCATCATAGATATAGTGATGATTATCTTCGCCGTATTGTTCATAACCATGCATTTATCTTTTATAGGTGCTATGCACGTTTGCATCCGAGGGCTGTAAACTGCCGGAAGAAAAAATGTGGCCACAGCAATCAGGTATATATTTGCCTCCCAAATGATCACAATTATCGTCTTTTACAGCTTTCTATGTCGATGCATTGTCTTCTGGTGTAAGCCAATATCTAAATTTCATTCGTTGATCTCTGCAGCTGAGGCCTAAGAAGAAGATCAAGTAAATTATGCGATTCAAATTTCTTTTCCCAAGCTGAATTGCCGTATCAAAAAATTCTACACCTTCGCGTTGATTAAACTTACTGCGCTTCTGCTGTTGTAACCTTGTCAAACGGTTAACTAAGTTGGTGCTCGTTTGGATGACTATTTGTTGGCATTATGTTTTGAAACAAATTTGACTAAGTTAAAATGGTGGACTAGGAGTTTTATTTTGGAGGATTAATGAGACAATCTAGCATTTTTAGATTCACATAAATATTACCCACAGCATATATTTCGTGTTTTCAACAAAGGAAAGGTGGAAATAAGAAAATGATTGCTTTGGTTTTAAATTTCTAAATAACTCTTAAGGTTTCCATGCAACCAATTAAAACAAGTCATTTTACTGATTAAGATTAAATGCAAACCTCCAATTAACCCATCTGCGCCAATAATAGCCACTGAATTGTAATGAGCATTATTTTCCTCTTCAAAGAAGCTCACAGGTATTACAACAGCCAACTCTTTAGCAAGTTGTTGCATCCTGCAAAATTTGAATGCATaaacatgatatatgataattattgaAGTTTCTTCGTATAAATCAGTCGATGTTATACTTGCAGATATCGCTCCCTTCACCTTAATATTGtaggatgccctttataagactTCGCTCGTTGGAAGTAATCTGCTCGTTGGGCTTGACAGAAATAATAACCCTCAAAAAGTTCCTAAGCGTGCAAATAATACAGGAGGTCAAGCAACAAATAAAAAAGAAGAATTTTAGAACAACAAAACAGTAGTAAACTACTAATAGCCTCTGAACCCATAAGACTTGATAATGTTAATGTTATGAtggattttttcttttattttttgtttgatAGATCCAAATAAAATTTGTTAAAGTGACACTTAAAAATGAAACAAAATCCTTCTCCATCATTAAGTTAGAAGGGTAATACTGAATTAGAATTACAATATCATTAATATGAAAAAAGATTTCATTTGAAAACAGCTGGCAGTAAGCAGTGACAAATACTTTGCTACAAGTATGAACGATTTTGTTCGGATACCTGCATAAGTATGATGTTTGCCCCCTTCTTATTAGCAGCTCTAACCAACCTacagaaaatatgataaaaaaattaatgtgATAACACTAAAAACTAGTGGTTTATTgtgaaattatataaataattacatatgacaaaaaaatattattaacctatttcttttcttcactctctttcTTACTTATTAAAATGAATATATACATATGTATTTATAGATACACAATCATATTGAAACTCCTCATAAATTTACATAACTTAGGAGTTTAAAAGATGGTAGGTTATGTAGATGAGGGAATTTATGAAATTATTAGGCGTATGGGTATCCACATACTTTATTTTACAACACTCCCCCTTGGATGCCCATAATTAAGGAATCCGCCTCATTAAAACCTTACTAGGAAAAATCCAATGGGAAAAAACCTAGTAAGGAAAAAGAGTACGTTATTCCGCAACTGTATCACGATAAATTTATCGGACAACATAATATGGTATAGTGAAAATTTACTCCCCTATTTGAAATATCATTTGAGATCTCTATATCGCCGCATTTCAATAGCATGCACTAATTTCTTAAATGTTATTCTAAATAATGTTTTAGTAAATAAATCTGTCAAATTATTGCTAGAGtgaatctgttgaactttaatatCATCATTCTTTTGTAGATCATAAATGAAGAAGAACTTTGGTGAAATATatttaattctatcccctttgatGTACCCTTCCTTTAATTGAGCTATACATGCCGCATTGTCTTCATATAATATTGTTGGAATTTTCTTATTAGTAGTTAAACCACATTTTTCCTTGATATGTTGAATCATTAATCTCAACCAAACACATTCCCGACTTGCTTCGTGTATTGCAAGTATTTCAGAATGATTCGATGATGTAGCGACTATGGTTTGTTTGATAGATCTCAAAGATATGGCTGTTCCaccatatgtaaataaataaccaGCTGAGATCGACCTGTATGTGGATCATATTAATATGCTGCATCTGCATAACCAATTAACTCTGAAGTAGacatattagaataaaataaGCCTAAATTGATGGTACCTTGAAGATACCTAAATATATGGTTAATTCCATTCCAATGTCTACGTGTTGGAGAAGAGCTATATTTTGCTAATAAATTTATAGCAAATGCTATATCTGGTCTTTTATTATTAGCAAGATACATTAATGCACCAATTGCACTTAAATATGGTACTTCAAGACCAAGCAGTTCTTCATCATTTTCACTAGGTCGAAAAGGATCTCTGTTCACATCAAGCGATTGAACAACCATCGGGGAACTTAATGGATGAGCTTTATCCATATAAAATCGTTTTAGAACCTTTAGTGTATAAGCTGATTGATGGATAAAAATTTCATTTGCAAAATGTTCAATTTGTAATCCAATACAAAACTTCATTTTTCTTAGATCTTTCATCTCGAATTCTCTTTTCAAGATATCAACTGTATGTATAACTTCTTCAGGACTTCCAATGATATTTcaatcatcaacatatacagaAATAATGATAAATTTTAGTCCATCCTTTTTTATAAAAACACATGGACATATTGGATCGTTTTGATATTTATGTTGCACCAAATAATCACTTAGACGTTTATACCACATACGTCCAGATTGCTTCAATCCATACAATGATCTttgtaatttaattgaataaatatttttaaaatttgaacttgATGCTTCTGGCATTGTGAGCCCTTCAGAGATTTTCATATAAATATCATTATCAAGTTTTTCATACAAATAAGTTACTACTACATCCATCAAAAGCATTTCAAGCTTTTCTTGTGCTGTCATATAATGAAGATATCGAAATGTGATTGCATCCACTACAGGGGAATATGTTTCTTCATAATCAATACTAGGTTTTTGAGAAAAACCTTGTGCCACTAAACGAGCTTTATATCTTAtgatttcatttttcttatttcaCTTTCGTGCAAAAACCCATTTGTACCCTACAGGGGTTACACCTTTTGGTGTTTGGACTACAGGTCCCAAAATCTCACATTTTGCAAGTGAGTGTAATTCCTCTTGAGTTGCATTTTTCCATTTTGACCAATCATGTATACTACGACATTGTTCAATAGATTTAGGTTCTTGATCATCAttttcataaataatttcaagcgcTACATTGTATGCAAATTTATTGTCGATAACTATTCTTGATCGATTCAATTTCTTCCATGTCCTGACATAATTTATTGAGATTTcttcattattttcaagtatctGGATCTCTTCTGGAGTTTTATCAAAAGTTATGTCAGTTGTCTCTATAGGAGACCTAGGCGCTTCAAAATGAATATCTTGATTAGTTGCTCCTTTTTTTCCGAGGATTTTAATCTTTAGAACCGATTGGTCTACCACGCTTCAGGTGAGTTGTAACCTCATTAATTGATTGTTCAATTGGTACATCCAGAGCCGGCCCTGGGCCAGGGCTACCAGGGCCCTTGCCCAGGGCCCACAAATACTAAGGgcccaaaaaatatatataaacatatatatatatatatatatatatatatatatatatatatatatatatatatatatatatatatatatatatatatatatatatatatatatattaatacaaTTTTAATTCTTCACCCTAGCGTTTCTGGTTTCTCGCCCGTTGTCGAAGCGGAGAAGCCATCTCCGAAGTCTAAAGCGAATCCCTAGCTCTCTCGACTCTCACCTTCACGACGATTCTCTCGGCTCCCATCCTCACCGACCCTGCCGTCTCCAGTGCCTTTAACCTCACCATCGAGAGGATATCGTCAGCGTCGTCAGTAACCTCAACGGCTGCTCCTCCAGTCCTCCGGTTAGTAATCGTTTTTATCGATTAGGCAACCGCGGTCCGCGACTAGATCTCGATTCTTCGCctagttaattagggttttgtTGTTTGATTAGACAATCAATTAAGGTTTGTATACCTAGATTTTACCACAATTTCAACTTTTGCTTTTCAATTTGCATCGAAATTGTTCTTATTATGCAGATGATTtctactccttcttcttcttctctggtaCTTATATTTTCCCAATTTTTTACTGTTTTCAAGTTAGAATAGGCTTGGTTTACCAATTACCATATATCAGATCTTCCTCTAAGCCGGGGTAGGAGATATTGTAAATATGTTTTTAGAGAAGTGGAGTAGGCTGACAAGGGTTATGGATTGATTGGGTTCCTCCAGTTCTTATGATTTTTGGTGTTTTGTATTCGAGCCTATTGGATTTTATCAATTGCTGGTTTATAGTTTTTCTCTTTATGCTCTATGGTATCTTATATGGTGTACTAGTTTTTGGAGTGGAAGACAGAACCTGGCACGCTGTGCTTTCTGAGGTTTTAGATTAGGAAGTTGTAAATGGTGCTGGCTGGAAAAGTGGGCAGTTGCTGTGGAGTTCGAGGTTTATTGTACAAAAGCAAGTTGTTATCCTTTTTGTGTTTGAGGTGCTGGGACTGTGCCAGATCCTTTGAGCAGAATTTGTATGCTTGTGCCAAGTTGGTAAATCTGTGGGCAGTTTCACATGGTTTCATGGAGGTATCTGGAGTTGTTGTTAAAAGTAAAAGGGTGATGATTTCTTAGAGAAATTTGATTTGTTGGCTGGAATTCATAGTCTTTGTATAGTGCTGATGGACTGAAAATATGCTGTTAGTTTTCCGATACTATGCTGGAAAGCAGATTTGCAAGGAAAAGAGGAATTGGagggacttggtttgtttggtgGCTTGGGGCTTTTTCTATTAGTGGAAGAACAAGGATGGGTTTACGATCTTTCAAAACTGAAGAGTGTGAATATGGGATAAAGCTCCGTTTCTGTGGTTTGAGGCAGGACATTGGTTTTTTCCAAGAAATTTGCAAAGATAGATGCACGTAGTTGTGATTTTCTTTTGGATAGGTGTGAACGTGTAAATTGATCCTTTTTATTTTGAGAGCTTGGAAGATGTAAATTTGGAGAGGTGAGGTTTTATTTTGTTATGCATGTATATCCCTGGCCCCTCACATTATAGTTCTCTTTTCATATATGGaatttagttttgattaaaaaaactttattatTGGTTTACTCTAAAAAACCTTGGCTTCTAGTTGTTTATTCTCTTCAAATGGATTCTTTTAGCTAGTAAATGATAAGtagattaattaagttttcaTGTCATTTAGCTAATTAGATTAATGTGTTTGTGTCTTTAATTGCATGAATAAGGTCCAAACTTCTAAACAATTAAATTGTTGTGTTTTTTATAAACTTGCAGGATATCCGTGTTAGGTCTTATATAAGTGGATTTCGAATCAAAGAAAAATTCTCCATATCAGGTTTTATTGTTCTTTGTTTATTGCTTATTGTTCATAATTATCTATCATCATGAAACAACTCTCTGATATcaaaaaagacaaaaaaagaaaaaagaggagGAGATAGCCCAAAGCTAGAGGTTCATTGAATAAATATTTTAGTAAAGAATCACATAACACAACAGAAAGCTTAGTTCAAATTTTAAGTAATGAATCAAATTTGTCAAATGAAGATTTTGTTGAAAATAATAGTAATGAATATGAAAAATTTATGAGAAATGAAAGTGATGAGAATGAGAAATATGTAGAAAATGAGAACGAAGAGAATACATATCTTAATGATTTGAATGAAACTGAAATTGACAAAACTAAAGATATTGATAATTGTTGTGATGATGAGCGTACAAATGAATATCAATGTTCGACACCTAGATATGATATAAACATATTTGATCCAAGAGTTTGGGATAACCTTGATAcaaaaatgagagatttacttgTGGAAAGAGGCCCTAAAAGAGAAGATATTATTAAGTTTCCTTTAGATAAAGAATCTCGACACTTTTCTCATACTTACTATGTTCAAATGTTACCAAATGGTGAGACTCGTGATCGAAAATGGTTAGTATATTCGAAGGAGTTGGACaaagtattttgtatttgttgtgaGTTGTTTAAAGTAATACACACCAAAAGTAATTTAGCAAAAGAAGGAGTTAATGACTGGAAACATTTATGTGACAAACTTAAACAACATGAAAATAGTGTTGAACACTTCACTAATCTGAGAGCCTTTGTTGAACTACAAATGAGATTAAAGAAAACATTGACAATTGATAAGGAAATACAAGAACAAATTAAAAAGGACACAAAACATTGGAAACATGTTATGCTAAGAATAGTTGATGTTGTCAAATGTCTTGCTACACATAATTTGGCATTTCGTGGTACACATGACAAAATTTATGAAGATGGTAATGGTAATTTTTTGGGTCTACTTGAAATGATTGCAGATTTTGATCCAATAATGCAAGAGCATTTTCGACTCATTAAAGATAAAAAGATTCATTATCATTATCTtagtcataaaattcaaaatgagcTAATATCTCTTCTAGCTTCTAAAGTCAAGAatgcaataattaaaaaaataaaagaggcaaaatatttttcagtaattCTTGATTGTACACCGGATGCAAGTCACAAAGAACAAATGACTCTCATATTAAGATGTGTAGATGTTTCAGAGACTCCAATTAAAATAGAAGAGTACTTTTTAGAATTTATAAATGTAGAAGATACAACTGGTTTAGGTCTTTTCAATGAATTGCAAGTTGTTTTACAATCTTTTCAATTAGAAACAACTAAAAGATTAGTaaaagaaaacataatagcaaatgaactaatttattttaaaatatttgattaatttagacATTTCCATAAATATcttcatttccaatcaaattgtcTATCCCTCCATCAGGATCTGCAAAAAAATCAGAAACATCCAAATGTGTTATCATAGAAGGACTAACAATTGTGTTATTGTCTTGAAAGACAACATTTATCTCTATATCTTTTGCATTGCCCTTTAAAGAGACTTGGTAGAAATCAATAAAGTATTTTGGCGTACGACAAGTATGTGACCGATGTCCTTTCATGTCACATCTATAACatgaattttctaattttttcatCATTATCTTGTCCAGTTTGAACCCTTTTATCATTGCCATTTATCCACTTTTGGTGAACATTATTGTTAACCCACTTTTGGTGAgttgttgtgtttcttttatt from Zingiber officinale cultivar Zhangliang chromosome 4B, Zo_v1.1, whole genome shotgun sequence includes:
- the LOC121974404 gene encoding zinc finger MYM-type protein 1-like, whose amino-acid sequence is MRNESDENEKYVENENEENTYLNDLNETEIDKTKDIDNCCDDERTNEYQCSTPRYDINIFDPRVWDNLDTKMRDLLVERGPKREDIIKFPLDKESRHFSHTYYVQMLPNGETRDRKWLVYSKELDKVFCICCELFKVIHTKSNLAKEGVNDWKHLCDKLKQHENSVEHFTNLRAFVELQMRLKKTLTIDKEIQEQIKKDTKHWKHVMLRIVDVVKCLATHNLAFRGTHDKIYEDGNGNFLGLLEMIADFDPIMQEHFRLIKDKKIHYHYLSHKIQNELISLLASKVKNAIIKKIKEAKYFSVILDCTPDASHKEQMTLILRCVDVSETPIKIEEYFLEFINVEDTTGLGLFNELQVVLQSFQLETTKRLVKENIIANELIYFKIFD